A genome region from Blautia coccoides includes the following:
- a CDS encoding carbon starvation CstA family protein, translating into MSGVVILGAAILIFVIAYVTYGSWLAKQWGVDPKHETPAHTEEDGVDFVPAKAPVLLGHHFSSIAGAGPINGPIQAAIFGWVPVLLWIVIGGIFFGAVQDFSALFASIRHKGKSLGEVIEENISHKSKVCFTVFAWLVLILVVAAFADIVAGTFAGFTAGADGDMVKNAANGSVAMASMLFIPLAVGFGFLNRKNVNLGVTTIVGVLLLALCIFVGLKCPVYFSKTAWLVVIFIYIFIASVAPVWILLQPRDYLNSFLLYFMMIAAAIGIFFTNPDVQLKAFTGWNIGGQTLFPFLFITVACGAVSGFHSLIGSGTTSKQLNSEKDAKLIGYGSMLIECVLAVIALIAVGYLTSDGAYAEIGTPPVVFATAISTFFANMGMGDMAVTTMKTIILLAISAFALTSLDTATRLGRFLFQELFAFKKDGEKNILSNMYVATIITIACAALLTIAGYQKIWALFGACNQLVSVPAFLAVSCWLKRIGKNNKMFYFPMFFMLAATLSTLVLTFKNNVLKLAGGTGQALVEGLQCVLIVPIVVLAVIMAVDGIKTLFSKNVKTA; encoded by the coding sequence ATGAGTGGAGTTGTAATTCTGGGAGCGGCAATCTTGATCTTTGTGATTGCCTATGTAACCTACGGTTCTTGGCTGGCAAAACAGTGGGGCGTGGATCCAAAACATGAGACACCGGCACATACGGAGGAGGACGGCGTGGACTTTGTGCCTGCAAAAGCCCCTGTGCTGCTGGGACATCATTTTTCATCTATCGCAGGTGCGGGTCCCATCAACGGACCTATTCAGGCGGCTATTTTTGGATGGGTGCCTGTGCTTTTGTGGATCGTCATCGGAGGTATTTTCTTCGGAGCAGTGCAGGATTTTTCTGCGTTGTTTGCGTCTATCCGTCATAAGGGAAAATCTCTGGGAGAGGTTATCGAGGAGAATATTTCTCATAAATCAAAGGTATGTTTTACCGTGTTTGCATGGCTGGTGCTGATCTTGGTCGTAGCGGCATTTGCGGATATTGTGGCAGGAACCTTTGCTGGATTCACCGCAGGCGCGGACGGTGATATGGTAAAGAATGCTGCCAATGGGTCTGTAGCCATGGCATCCATGTTGTTCATTCCCCTGGCGGTGGGATTTGGTTTCCTGAACCGTAAGAATGTAAATCTGGGCGTCACAACCATCGTTGGTGTCCTTCTTCTGGCACTGTGCATCTTTGTGGGTCTTAAATGCCCTGTTTATTTTTCAAAAACAGCATGGCTTGTGGTGATCTTTATTTACATATTTATTGCTTCTGTTGCTCCTGTGTGGATTTTGCTTCAGCCCCGTGATTATCTGAACAGCTTTTTGTTGTATTTTATGATGATCGCCGCTGCTATCGGCATTTTCTTTACCAATCCGGATGTGCAGCTCAAAGCGTTTACCGGATGGAATATCGGGGGACAGACCTTGTTCCCGTTCCTGTTCATCACAGTTGCCTGTGGTGCTGTATCAGGTTTCCACAGCCTCATCGGTTCAGGTACCACCTCAAAACAGCTCAACAGCGAGAAGGACGCAAAGCTCATAGGATATGGTTCCATGCTCATTGAGTGCGTGCTTGCAGTGATCGCGTTAATCGCTGTGGGATATCTGACCTCCGACGGTGCCTATGCGGAGATTGGTACTCCGCCTGTTGTATTTGCAACCGCGATCAGCACTTTCTTTGCCAATATGGGCATGGGAGATATGGCGGTTACAACCATGAAGACCATCATTCTTCTGGCGATTTCAGCATTCGCCCTCACATCCCTGGACACAGCCACACGTCTGGGACGATTCCTGTTCCAGGAGCTGTTTGCGTTTAAAAAGGATGGGGAAAAGAATATTCTCAGCAACATGTATGTGGCAACCATTATCACCATTGCCTGCGCAGCACTTCTGACGATCGCCGGATATCAAAAGATATGGGCGTTGTTCGGAGCCTGCAACCAGCTTGTGTCTGTTCCCGCGTTTTTGGCAGTGTCCTGCTGGCTGAAACGGATCGGGAAGAACAACAAAATGTTCTACTTCCCAATGTTCTTTATGCTTGCGGCAACACTCAGCACTCTGGTTCTTACATTTAAGAACAATGTGTTGAAACTGGCAGGAGGAACCGGGCAGGCTCTTGTGGAAGGACTTCAGTGTGTGCTGATCGTTCCGATTGTAGTATTGGCAGTGATCATGGCTGTTGATGGAATTAAGACTTTGTTCAGTAAAAATGTAAAGACTGCCTGA